Proteins co-encoded in one Polyangiaceae bacterium genomic window:
- a CDS encoding SDR family oxidoreductase produces MAQKSFKSIYAQGLFEGQVVVVTGGGTGIGLATAQELAYLGATVAICSRKQENIDAGLEALRGYGPEPIGGIADVRDPDSCDAFVKQVVDQAGHIDVLVNNAGGQFPCPAEQLSSRGFEAVIRNNLIGLFSMTHAVATGAMIPAKRGRIVNVIADIYRGFPGMVHTGAARAGVDNMTKTLAVEWAHHGIRVNACAPGTIRSSGTTQYGEGTLELSRQATPLKRLGTVEEVSRVIVFLASRENDFVTGSTYYIDGGGSLWGDIWPIEEPAET; encoded by the coding sequence ATGGCGCAGAAGTCGTTCAAGAGCATCTACGCTCAGGGTCTATTCGAAGGCCAGGTCGTGGTGGTGACTGGCGGAGGCACCGGGATTGGCCTCGCCACCGCACAGGAGCTGGCCTACCTCGGCGCGACCGTCGCCATCTGCAGTCGCAAGCAAGAGAACATCGACGCCGGCCTCGAGGCGCTACGTGGCTACGGGCCCGAGCCGATCGGAGGCATCGCCGACGTGCGCGACCCCGACTCGTGCGATGCCTTCGTGAAGCAGGTGGTCGACCAAGCGGGGCACATCGACGTGCTGGTGAACAACGCCGGCGGTCAGTTCCCGTGCCCAGCGGAACAGCTATCTTCCCGCGGTTTCGAGGCGGTCATTCGCAACAACCTGATCGGGCTCTTCAGCATGACCCACGCGGTGGCCACCGGCGCGATGATCCCCGCAAAGCGTGGCCGCATCGTCAACGTGATCGCCGATATCTATCGGGGCTTCCCCGGAATGGTCCACACGGGCGCCGCTCGGGCCGGCGTGGACAACATGACGAAGACGCTTGCGGTGGAGTGGGCACACCACGGCATTCGGGTGAACGCATGCGCTCCGGGTACGATTCGTTCTTCCGGCACCACGCAGTATGGCGAAGGCACGCTGGAGCTCTCGCGCCAAGCGACGCCCCTCAAGCGTCTAGGCACCGTCGAAGAGGTCTCCCGCGTGATTGTGTTTCTCGCCAGCAGAGAAAACGACTTCGTGACCGGCTCGACCTACTACATCGACGGCGGCGGTTCGTTGTGGGGCGATATCTGGCCCATCGAAGAACCCGCAGAAACCTGA
- a CDS encoding tetratricopeptide repeat protein — protein sequence MPGSDPHDEQPTLASAEPAAAPASQSGGQPPAAPKQPAGPPKPNVALRLWYWLKRYFTEQDPTFWNALLPGLILVAIVYTRSPTTNCIFDEQEALLANPYVNGDHLLWRDAFTRDFWGLPPTGSIGSYRPIPNLIWRALWRLREHPWLPHWVNLMLHAINAALLCRLAMFLAPGKRGFAWLTGLVFLASAVLTEAVTGVVGIADVLGGMGVLLALLCLRLPAWAMPFGVFMSLLFGLFSKESAIVAVPLVAWAALIFAPLMHPERPHRVLRTLLSLGSAVAALVLYTELRRRWFPVSLPEELLQPLPETEPITRRALHAFMRWFAQPRLPKDPINNPLVNADLPHRIGGALRVYARGIGQTLFPWKLAGDYSFPQEPIPPKLLTPSIILGFLGMFVAPIVGIAYWIASLFRVGDERKAAPQAGAPDAASDTPSAALPDAADFGGEGAAVPDAPPPQADATQNGVSEFVAPQTLQPQTVDDQRAPAPEVVVPELTWSPRVITYALIAFTLVWVPVSYFPHSNIPVLLPTVRAERFWYLPVIGLAPLYAWALLHISQWKLFQTGTERKRQLGRWAGVAVVTAFVVFQLQSARMHALDYTNDLVFWRATAQSSSNSAKAHLNYSVMLGARGFMEQRLVEGKKAMELAPEWPMAHIYYGDALCRMRRAEEAWPHYKRGFELNPADQNLISLALQCLWDEKAWEPHKQELLDLADKNPGSWLAFLARDLVYNGEKHNGVDPKYRPRGYNEGPKKD from the coding sequence GTGCCCGGGTCAGACCCACATGACGAGCAGCCAACGCTCGCATCCGCGGAGCCTGCGGCGGCGCCAGCAAGCCAGAGTGGCGGTCAGCCGCCCGCAGCCCCAAAGCAACCGGCTGGGCCGCCAAAGCCGAACGTCGCGCTGCGCTTGTGGTACTGGCTGAAGCGCTACTTCACGGAACAAGACCCGACGTTCTGGAACGCGCTTTTGCCAGGGCTGATCCTGGTGGCCATCGTCTACACCCGCAGCCCGACGACCAACTGCATCTTTGACGAGCAGGAGGCATTGCTCGCGAACCCGTACGTCAACGGCGATCACCTGCTGTGGCGGGACGCATTCACCCGCGACTTCTGGGGTCTACCCCCGACGGGTAGCATTGGGTCCTACCGGCCCATCCCGAATCTGATCTGGCGCGCGCTGTGGCGCTTGCGCGAGCACCCGTGGCTTCCCCACTGGGTGAACCTGATGCTCCACGCGATCAACGCGGCACTTTTGTGTCGCCTCGCGATGTTTCTTGCCCCAGGGAAACGCGGGTTCGCGTGGCTCACAGGGCTGGTGTTCCTGGCGAGCGCGGTGCTGACGGAAGCCGTGACTGGCGTCGTCGGCATCGCGGATGTGCTGGGCGGTATGGGCGTGCTACTGGCGCTGCTCTGCTTGCGCTTGCCGGCGTGGGCCATGCCGTTCGGCGTGTTCATGTCGCTGCTCTTCGGCTTGTTCTCCAAGGAGAGCGCCATCGTGGCGGTGCCACTCGTGGCGTGGGCGGCGTTGATCTTTGCGCCGCTCATGCACCCGGAGCGGCCACATCGCGTCCTGCGCACGCTGCTGTCGCTGGGCAGCGCGGTGGCGGCACTGGTGCTCTACACGGAGCTGCGCAGGCGCTGGTTTCCGGTATCGCTACCCGAAGAGCTTCTACAACCGTTGCCCGAGACGGAGCCGATCACCCGGCGCGCTCTGCATGCGTTCATGCGCTGGTTCGCCCAACCGCGGCTGCCGAAGGACCCGATCAACAATCCGTTGGTGAACGCCGACTTGCCTCATCGTATCGGTGGCGCATTGCGCGTCTACGCGCGAGGCATCGGACAGACGTTGTTCCCTTGGAAGCTGGCGGGTGACTACAGTTTCCCCCAGGAACCAATCCCACCGAAGCTGCTGACGCCGAGCATCATTCTCGGCTTCCTGGGCATGTTCGTCGCACCCATCGTCGGCATCGCCTACTGGATCGCCTCGCTGTTCCGCGTGGGTGACGAACGCAAAGCCGCCCCCCAGGCGGGTGCACCTGACGCCGCCAGCGACACACCGTCAGCTGCGCTGCCTGATGCTGCGGATTTTGGGGGAGAGGGAGCAGCGGTACCTGACGCACCTCCCCCCCAAGCTGATGCAACCCAGAACGGCGTCAGCGAGTTCGTGGCGCCTCAAACCCTCCAGCCGCAGACCGTCGATGACCAGCGCGCCCCGGCGCCCGAAGTGGTGGTGCCAGAACTCACTTGGTCGCCTCGGGTCATCACCTACGCGCTGATCGCCTTCACGCTGGTTTGGGTGCCGGTCTCCTACTTCCCCCACTCCAACATCCCGGTGCTGCTACCCACGGTACGGGCCGAGCGCTTTTGGTACCTGCCGGTGATCGGCCTCGCGCCGCTCTACGCCTGGGCGCTGTTGCACATTTCTCAGTGGAAACTCTTCCAGACCGGAACGGAGCGCAAGCGTCAGCTTGGGCGCTGGGCGGGGGTGGCCGTGGTCACGGCCTTTGTGGTCTTCCAGCTGCAGAGCGCACGCATGCACGCCCTCGACTACACGAACGACCTGGTTTTCTGGCGCGCAACCGCCCAGAGCTCCTCGAACAGCGCGAAGGCGCACCTGAACTACTCGGTGATGCTCGGCGCGCGCGGCTTCATGGAGCAGCGCCTGGTCGAGGGAAAAAAGGCCATGGAGCTCGCTCCGGAGTGGCCCATGGCGCACATCTACTACGGCGACGCGCTCTGCCGCATGCGCCGCGCCGAGGAGGCGTGGCCTCACTACAAGCGGGGCTTCGAACTCAACCCGGCTGACCAAAACCTGATCTCCCTGGCGCTGCAGTGCCTGTGGGACGAAAAAGCCTGGGAGCCGCACAAGCAAGAGCTGCTCGACCTAGCAGACAAGAACCCCGGCTCCTGGCTGGCGTTTCTCGCGCGAGACCTGGTCTACAACGGCGAGAAGCACAACGGGGTCGACCCGAAGTATCGTCCGCGCGGATACAACGAAGGTCCGAAGAAGGACTAG
- the tsaD gene encoding tRNA (adenosine(37)-N6)-threonylcarbamoyltransferase complex transferase subunit TsaD — protein MRVLGIETSCDETAAAIVDHDGVVLSDVVHSQVKLHAEYGGVVPELASRDHLKNGRYVVEAALERAGLALGDLDGIAVTCRPGLAGALLVGVQLAQGLSWASGLPVVGVDHLVGHLLAAYLRFPNLEPLAPRLPFIALIASGGHTAIYRVDSKQADGIRELGGTRDDAAGEAYDKVAKLLGLGYPGGPIIDRLAAEGNAKGVKLSKPMPQRDSLEFSFSGLKTNVARWVEEHGRPGDDQTLRDLCAAFQTRVVDALLSKTFRAATQEGVDCVVLGGGVAANRQLRARAVELGTSREIHVVAPPLRGCTDNAAMIAYAGIQRLATGADDRGQLTTSTKTSLPRVTRKGRGKRTRNLPHEA, from the coding sequence GTGCGAGTCCTAGGCATCGAGACATCTTGCGATGAAACCGCGGCTGCCATCGTCGACCACGACGGTGTGGTACTGAGCGACGTCGTCCACAGCCAGGTGAAGCTTCACGCCGAATACGGCGGTGTGGTCCCCGAACTCGCGTCGCGCGATCACCTGAAGAACGGCCGCTACGTCGTCGAGGCGGCACTCGAGCGCGCGGGCCTCGCACTGGGAGATCTAGATGGCATCGCCGTCACGTGCCGCCCCGGCCTCGCAGGGGCACTGTTGGTCGGTGTGCAGCTCGCCCAAGGTCTATCCTGGGCGAGCGGGCTACCGGTCGTCGGTGTGGACCACTTGGTGGGTCACCTGTTGGCAGCTTACCTGCGCTTTCCCAACCTGGAACCACTCGCGCCGCGCCTGCCCTTCATCGCGCTGATCGCTTCGGGTGGGCACACTGCGATTTACCGCGTGGATTCAAAGCAAGCGGACGGCATCCGCGAGCTGGGTGGAACGCGAGACGACGCAGCGGGCGAAGCCTACGACAAGGTCGCGAAGCTCTTGGGGCTAGGCTACCCCGGTGGCCCCATCATCGACCGCTTGGCGGCGGAGGGGAACGCCAAGGGAGTGAAGCTCTCGAAGCCCATGCCTCAACGTGACTCCCTCGAATTCAGCTTCTCCGGACTGAAGACCAACGTGGCGCGTTGGGTTGAGGAGCACGGTCGCCCCGGAGACGACCAGACACTTCGGGATCTGTGTGCTGCTTTTCAGACCCGCGTGGTCGACGCTCTGCTCAGCAAAACTTTCCGCGCGGCAACTCAAGAGGGAGTCGATTGCGTCGTGCTCGGAGGCGGCGTAGCCGCAAACCGTCAGCTGCGCGCTCGGGCGGTTGAGCTCGGGACATCACGCGAAATCCACGTCGTGGCCCCGCCCTTACGCGGCTGCACGGACAACGCCGCGATGATCGCCTACGCAGGTATCCAGCGCCTTGCCACTGGGGCTGACGACCGTGGTCAGCTGACCACCAGCACCAAGACCAGCCTGCCGCGAGTCACGCGCAAAGGCCGAGGGAAACGCACGCGAAACCTGCCTCACGAAGCGTGA
- a CDS encoding HEAT repeat domain-containing protein, protein MTTGGRARARWFGRAGAALALLFGLSLAGSADAQFNPGGRKRPKPGATKPQGKKPRGNKPKDKPTRKQDPDKLIKRYRDIVLKQPGAQFPLQRLAQLYRERDGKLDKLIEDLEKLAEGKGKKAYNAKVALAGIYRQDGQMDRAVTTYEAAIAERPKDHVALIALAQLLQDRGDKAGAFDRFEKALPRLKIDADIEQTLRTLMGLALDLERYKQASEFHEKLVTRAKGSFFVRAELGRELMLRAKYKRAVTEFESVVKHASGDNRVLAPALRDLGQAQAKAKLTKDALKTLKRALQIAGAEAGVRREIYDVIVEVYRAEDKLRELITLVEKETSRDFYRAKMLGALYEETGQVKKALKAYQEALAKKSSDIETRLKVVQLLQIQGELEEAIKQYEALIRAAPRNPDFVFQLAEALIQRGDRKAALEHLQKLEGRSKGDEETLAALVDFYERVEERKRAMEVLQRLARDPRDPRHLVELGDRYYQDGDKEKAVRTWKRIMNLIPNKARALFTLGEVYLEHDMPKEALESLAEAVKLAPKLTNYKKSYALALERTGAGASAAQKQAQYEQALKIWEGLLLDASAAHVAREARQHIVTLWSLSGQIEEKVTPLSRRLNGKPPDLDAGRLLAEIHVRRKRYSEAEKVLTKVTNAAPGDAESFLRLEHVLVVQRKLKSAIAVLEKLVKVEPKRAREYYQRMANYAAELYQDDAAIKYAARAVELSPDDAEGHRKLGEMYRRRQDNDKAIAQFRQAISKNDRLFPVYFQLAELLINRGEIDEADRLLRRVVRASPDEDLVSQATRISMQLNLGRGSLESLEKELLPVALGNPGKPIYRRLLVEIYGAMAFPLVHLSKSANKAEAKKASAELAKIGERAVKPLLDALSDDQGTQQRTALELLSHIQNKGAGPSLVAYATGKADPELRVWAMLAVAALKDPGLLPKLSELIAPGNQVRSEEADPVLVAAAFAVARMQDPKARPLLLKLLESDAPSVRACGALGLGLVGTPQDTARLAEIARSLEAGPLPRAAAAFALGERGASQQADVLAQLAEANDALVRGQAILAMARLKDARAGRAITQAWLSADDRQREAAQSAAVVLATGQFDIGSALDKPPRSGKVDVRQLVSSLTPETPSADAAADAIIKLAPSLAESVGGAVQSSPERAEVVAEMLPGSDSKLDTGALGYKQDFSKLSAGKKKQLRAALERIAHGAVEPFISLSNHPTSEVRSRAVQFLAARPEPAARSAVVARLNDRDEGVQLTALTALGGLGQADASVTSSIAKLLEKKHPWTLRARAADTLAELGSGAKSEDVLKALSEAAKSDELAIVREACFKALLKIDPVRGKQVASYLAQHDSEPRLQAAAKQAL, encoded by the coding sequence ATGACCACAGGAGGGCGCGCTCGCGCGCGTTGGTTCGGACGCGCCGGAGCAGCGCTCGCGCTCCTATTCGGGCTTTCACTGGCGGGCAGTGCCGACGCCCAGTTCAACCCGGGAGGCCGCAAGCGTCCGAAGCCCGGCGCGACGAAACCTCAAGGCAAAAAACCGCGCGGAAATAAACCCAAGGACAAGCCGACTCGCAAGCAAGACCCGGACAAGCTGATCAAGCGCTACCGGGACATCGTACTGAAGCAGCCAGGTGCGCAGTTCCCCCTGCAACGTCTGGCGCAGCTCTACCGAGAGCGCGACGGCAAGCTCGACAAGCTGATCGAGGACCTAGAAAAGCTCGCCGAAGGCAAGGGCAAGAAGGCGTACAACGCCAAGGTCGCGCTTGCAGGTATCTACCGCCAAGACGGCCAGATGGATCGCGCGGTGACCACCTACGAGGCGGCGATTGCGGAGCGCCCGAAGGATCACGTGGCGCTGATCGCCCTGGCTCAGTTGCTCCAAGATCGCGGCGACAAGGCGGGCGCGTTCGACCGCTTCGAGAAGGCGCTGCCCCGGCTCAAGATCGATGCAGACATCGAGCAGACCCTACGCACGTTGATGGGGCTCGCACTGGACCTAGAGCGCTACAAGCAAGCCTCGGAGTTTCACGAGAAGCTCGTCACGCGGGCCAAGGGCAGCTTCTTCGTGCGCGCGGAGCTCGGTCGCGAGCTGATGCTGCGCGCGAAGTACAAGCGCGCGGTGACCGAGTTCGAGAGCGTGGTCAAGCATGCGAGCGGCGACAACCGCGTGCTCGCACCAGCGCTGCGCGATCTGGGGCAGGCACAAGCCAAAGCCAAGCTGACGAAAGACGCGCTCAAGACCTTGAAGCGCGCCCTGCAGATCGCTGGCGCAGAGGCCGGTGTACGCCGCGAGATCTACGATGTAATCGTCGAGGTTTACCGCGCGGAAGATAAGCTACGGGAACTGATCACCCTCGTCGAGAAGGAGACGTCTCGAGATTTCTACCGCGCCAAGATGCTCGGCGCACTCTACGAAGAGACGGGGCAGGTCAAGAAGGCGCTCAAGGCCTACCAAGAGGCTCTGGCGAAGAAGTCGAGCGATATCGAGACGCGGCTCAAGGTAGTCCAGCTGCTGCAAATCCAAGGTGAGCTTGAAGAAGCCATCAAGCAATACGAAGCGCTAATCCGCGCGGCACCGCGAAACCCAGACTTCGTCTTCCAGCTGGCGGAGGCCCTGATCCAACGCGGCGATCGCAAGGCCGCGCTGGAGCACTTGCAGAAGCTCGAAGGTCGCTCAAAGGGAGACGAGGAAACCCTCGCCGCGCTCGTCGACTTCTATGAGCGTGTTGAGGAGCGAAAGCGCGCGATGGAGGTGCTGCAACGGCTGGCGCGCGATCCGCGGGATCCACGTCACTTGGTCGAGCTTGGAGATCGCTACTACCAGGACGGTGACAAGGAAAAGGCCGTGCGCACCTGGAAGCGCATCATGAACCTGATCCCCAACAAGGCCCGTGCGCTGTTCACGCTCGGAGAAGTCTACTTGGAGCACGACATGCCCAAGGAGGCGCTCGAGAGCCTCGCCGAGGCCGTGAAGCTCGCCCCAAAGCTCACGAACTACAAGAAGTCCTACGCGCTTGCGCTGGAGCGCACGGGCGCTGGCGCATCCGCCGCCCAGAAGCAGGCTCAGTACGAGCAGGCGCTCAAGATCTGGGAAGGCTTGCTGCTCGATGCAAGCGCCGCCCACGTCGCTCGCGAGGCGCGACAACACATCGTCACGCTGTGGTCACTCTCTGGGCAGATCGAAGAGAAGGTCACCCCGCTCAGCCGTAGGCTCAACGGGAAGCCACCAGACCTGGACGCCGGACGGCTCCTTGCGGAAATACACGTAAGGCGCAAGCGCTACTCCGAGGCGGAGAAGGTGCTGACCAAAGTCACTAACGCCGCACCAGGAGACGCGGAGAGCTTCTTGCGCCTCGAACACGTGCTGGTCGTGCAGCGCAAGCTCAAGAGCGCTATCGCGGTGCTAGAGAAGCTGGTCAAGGTCGAGCCGAAGCGCGCCCGTGAATACTACCAGCGCATGGCGAACTACGCGGCAGAGCTCTATCAAGACGATGCGGCGATCAAATATGCGGCGCGAGCCGTGGAGCTATCGCCTGACGACGCCGAGGGCCATCGCAAGCTCGGCGAGATGTATCGGCGCCGCCAAGACAACGACAAGGCGATCGCTCAGTTCCGCCAGGCCATCTCCAAGAACGATCGGCTGTTCCCTGTCTACTTCCAGCTCGCCGAGTTGTTGATCAATCGGGGTGAGATCGACGAAGCAGATCGGCTGCTACGGCGGGTCGTACGGGCCTCTCCAGATGAAGACTTGGTGAGCCAAGCGACGCGTATCAGCATGCAGCTGAACCTGGGCCGCGGCAGCCTAGAGTCCCTGGAAAAGGAACTCCTGCCCGTTGCGCTCGGGAACCCTGGGAAGCCGATCTATCGCCGCCTCTTGGTCGAGATCTACGGCGCCATGGCGTTCCCACTGGTTCACCTCTCGAAGAGCGCAAACAAAGCAGAGGCCAAGAAGGCGTCGGCAGAGCTCGCGAAGATCGGCGAACGCGCGGTCAAGCCACTGCTCGACGCGCTGAGCGACGACCAAGGCACGCAGCAACGGACGGCCCTCGAGCTGCTCTCGCATATTCAGAACAAGGGGGCAGGCCCCTCGCTGGTTGCTTATGCCACCGGCAAGGCGGATCCGGAGCTACGCGTCTGGGCGATGCTCGCCGTCGCGGCGCTCAAAGACCCCGGCCTGTTGCCGAAGCTCTCCGAGCTGATTGCCCCGGGGAATCAGGTCCGCTCGGAGGAAGCCGACCCGGTGCTCGTCGCCGCGGCGTTTGCCGTAGCACGCATGCAGGACCCCAAGGCTCGACCGCTGCTGCTCAAGCTCCTGGAGAGTGACGCGCCTAGCGTGCGCGCGTGTGGCGCGCTGGGGCTCGGCTTGGTCGGCACGCCTCAGGACACGGCGCGCCTCGCGGAGATCGCGCGCTCGCTAGAGGCCGGGCCGCTCCCACGAGCGGCCGCGGCCTTCGCGCTCGGAGAGCGCGGCGCGTCCCAGCAGGCTGATGTGTTGGCACAGCTCGCAGAGGCCAACGACGCTTTGGTGCGCGGTCAGGCGATCTTGGCGATGGCTCGCTTGAAGGATGCGCGCGCCGGACGAGCGATTACTCAAGCTTGGCTGAGCGCCGACGACCGGCAGCGTGAGGCCGCGCAGAGCGCCGCGGTGGTGCTTGCCACGGGGCAATTCGATATCGGCTCTGCGCTGGACAAGCCGCCCAGGTCCGGGAAGGTAGACGTACGGCAGCTGGTTAGCTCCCTCACCCCCGAAACACCCAGTGCCGACGCAGCAGCGGACGCTATCATCAAGCTCGCGCCGTCGCTGGCCGAGTCGGTGGGCGGCGCCGTTCAGAGCTCGCCAGAGCGCGCAGAGGTCGTCGCCGAGATGCTGCCTGGCAGCGACTCCAAGCTGGACACCGGTGCCCTGGGCTACAAGCAAGACTTCAGCAAACTTTCCGCTGGGAAAAAGAAGCAGCTCCGAGCTGCCCTCGAGCGGATCGCCCATGGCGCGGTAGAGCCGTTCATCTCGCTGTCGAATCACCCCACTTCCGAGGTGCGAAGCCGCGCAGTGCAGTTCCTGGCGGCGCGCCCAGAGCCTGCCGCGAGGAGCGCAGTGGTCGCGCGACTGAACGACCGCGATGAAGGCGTGCAACTGACCGCACTCACGGCGCTCGGTGGCCTGGGACAAGCGGACGCCAGCGTGACGAGTTCCATCGCAAAGCTGCTCGAGAAGAAGCACCCTTGGACGTTGCGCGCGCGCGCCGCAGACACACTGGCAGAGCTTGGGAGCGGCGCGAAGAGCGAGGACGTGCTCAAGGCGCTCAGCGAAGCCGCGAAGAGCGACGAGCTCGCCATCGTGCGTGAGGCGTGTTTCAAGGCGCTGCTCAAGATCGACCCAGTGCGCGGCAAGCAAGTGGCGAGTTACCTCGCGCAACATGACTCGGAACCGCGACTGCAAGCCGCGGCGAAGCAAGCTTTATGA
- a CDS encoding PhnD/SsuA/transferrin family substrate-binding protein — MAVTRIAIGLVPVWDDPMTSVQLEQIRRLLEKRLNSEVMFVRYRRPEMLARAFEDHEIDLAWTSPILALTHPSMATGIAMASAVRQGAAYYHSVLFTSADSNLTSASQLQGTSVAWVAPTSAGGYVFPRVALASQGLDPQTLFKTEIFCFSHGAVVDAVLTGQADVGATFAVFEDGDATKKLLRAGFQDSQHDATVRILVVSTPIPSDLWLGNRATVDLLGTDLLTTLQALCKEAPNAMLSVFGAEKYEAPDQKRLEQLREDVEHAQSLELIAVEDDA; from the coding sequence GTGGCAGTAACCCGCATCGCTATCGGTCTGGTCCCCGTGTGGGACGACCCAATGACCTCGGTCCAGCTCGAGCAGATCCGTCGGCTGCTGGAGAAGCGCCTCAACAGCGAGGTGATGTTCGTCCGCTACCGCCGCCCAGAGATGCTCGCCCGAGCTTTCGAAGACCACGAGATCGATCTGGCGTGGACCTCGCCTATCCTGGCGCTGACGCATCCATCCATGGCTACAGGAATCGCGATGGCGAGCGCGGTGCGTCAGGGTGCGGCCTACTATCACAGTGTATTGTTCACGAGTGCTGACTCGAACCTGACGAGCGCGAGTCAGCTGCAGGGGACGAGCGTCGCCTGGGTGGCCCCCACCTCAGCAGGCGGCTACGTCTTTCCTCGCGTGGCCTTGGCAAGCCAGGGTCTCGACCCGCAGACGCTGTTCAAGACGGAGATCTTCTGTTTCTCCCACGGCGCCGTGGTCGACGCCGTACTGACGGGACAGGCGGATGTCGGCGCGACCTTTGCGGTGTTCGAGGACGGCGACGCGACCAAGAAGCTTCTACGGGCAGGCTTCCAGGACTCCCAGCACGACGCTACCGTACGGATATTAGTCGTGTCGACGCCGATTCCCAGCGACCTTTGGCTGGGCAATCGGGCGACGGTGGACCTCCTGGGAACAGACCTGCTGACCACCCTTCAGGCTCTGTGCAAGGAGGCGCCGAACGCCATGCTCAGCGTCTTCGGCGCAGAGAAGTACGAGGCGCCCGATCAGAAGCGGCTCGAACAGCTCCGGGAAGACGTCGAGCACGCCCAGTCGCTCGAACTCATTGCCGTCGAAGACGACGCCTGA
- a CDS encoding FAD-binding oxidoreductase, translated as MSLDAALDQWASLLGAANVIRSGPSLDDLNRTTQSRSAGGSAPLMAALRPSSREQLPELLAIARQHQVRLHQSSAGKSWGLGTRQAPEPAVLLDLSGLCRISDFDSQLGAIDVEPGVTFQQLYEYLKAQRSRFFLNVTGSSPHSSVLANALERGDGAGPYADRFAHICNLEVMLSSGEVLRTGFGSFLEDTNPGLQRVARWGVGPALDGLFSQSGFGLVTRLTLWLCPLPRSLHLATFGLKDPGRLGRLWDALGELKLDGTLNASIGLWNDYRVVSSVARFPAGADPAQALPRQTLEAMPEWPGMRWSGTTAVYAASRDQGNAARIHMERCLRPLVDDLAFFEASGDASVGRELLHPGHPAFKFLQGIPHEHSLQSAYWRMPPERPQSSPLDLAQDGCGVNWVCAALPFRGRDLVRAVSLSERILTEHGFEPLFACVATAPRSVNWVPLMVYDRDVPGADDRASACHDALYAALSAAGYLPYRLGTQSLASLPNSADQRSAVLERLRVALDPAGVFARRFA; from the coding sequence ATGAGCCTCGACGCGGCACTAGATCAGTGGGCCTCCCTCTTGGGAGCGGCCAACGTGATTCGTTCAGGACCATCGCTGGATGACCTGAACCGCACGACTCAGAGCCGAAGTGCAGGGGGAAGCGCGCCGTTGATGGCCGCGCTGCGACCGAGCAGCCGCGAGCAGTTACCTGAGCTCTTGGCCATCGCTCGTCAGCACCAGGTGAGGCTGCACCAGAGTAGTGCGGGCAAGAGCTGGGGCCTTGGGACTCGACAGGCGCCGGAACCTGCGGTGTTGCTCGACCTGAGCGGGCTCTGCCGCATCAGCGACTTCGACTCCCAGCTGGGGGCCATCGACGTGGAGCCCGGGGTGACCTTCCAGCAGCTGTACGAGTACTTGAAGGCCCAGCGCTCGCGGTTCTTTCTGAACGTGACCGGGTCTTCGCCCCACTCGAGCGTGCTTGCGAATGCTCTGGAGCGCGGAGACGGAGCTGGCCCCTACGCCGACCGTTTCGCGCACATCTGTAACCTCGAGGTGATGCTCTCTTCCGGCGAAGTGTTGCGTACTGGCTTTGGTAGTTTCCTTGAGGATACGAACCCGGGGCTGCAGCGCGTGGCGCGCTGGGGCGTGGGTCCGGCGCTCGACGGACTGTTTTCTCAGTCAGGCTTTGGTCTCGTCACCCGGCTCACCCTGTGGCTGTGCCCACTGCCACGCTCGCTTCACCTTGCAACGTTCGGCTTGAAAGACCCAGGGCGACTCGGCAGGCTGTGGGACGCTCTCGGCGAGCTCAAGCTCGATGGCACCCTCAACGCAAGCATCGGGCTATGGAACGACTATCGCGTCGTCTCCAGCGTGGCGCGCTTCCCCGCTGGGGCGGACCCCGCACAGGCGCTGCCACGACAGACGCTCGAGGCAATGCCGGAATGGCCTGGGATGCGCTGGAGCGGCACCACCGCTGTGTACGCTGCGAGTCGCGACCAGGGTAATGCCGCGCGGATACATATGGAGCGCTGCCTGCGGCCGCTGGTCGACGACCTAGCGTTCTTCGAGGCCAGTGGAGACGCCAGCGTTGGTCGGGAGCTCCTGCATCCGGGGCACCCGGCGTTCAAGTTTCTACAGGGGATCCCCCACGAGCACAGCCTGCAGAGCGCGTACTGGCGGATGCCTCCGGAGCGTCCTCAGAGCTCACCCCTCGATTTGGCTCAGGATGGCTGCGGAGTGAACTGGGTGTGCGCCGCGTTGCCCTTCAGAGGGCGCGATCTGGTGCGCGCCGTGAGCCTCAGTGAGCGGATCCTCACGGAACACGGATTCGAACCGCTGTTCGCTTGCGTTGCGACCGCGCCGCGCAGCGTCAACTGGGTTCCGCTGATGGTCTATGACCGTGACGTGCCCGGAGCAGATGACCGCGCCAGCGCTTGTCACGACGCGCTCTACGCCGCGCTTTCTGCAGCCGGCTACCTGCCGTATCGCCTGGGCACGCAGTCGCTGGCGTCCCTACCGAACAGTGCCGATCAGCGCTCCGCGGTCCTCGAGCGCCTCCGGGTCGCGCTGGACCCCGCCGGTGTGTTCGCGCGTCGCTTCGCCTAG